Part of the Brassica oleracea var. oleracea cultivar TO1000 chromosome C8, BOL, whole genome shotgun sequence genome is shown below.
TCAAACCCTAAAAACTCTGAAGATCGTCACATAGAATCGATTCTTCCAAAGTCATTCACATTGTAAAACCCATTAGAAAAAAATCCAGAAAAACCTGCCGACATCTGAGGCAAAAACATCTCTTCACCATCCAACGGCTCAAAGTACTCACACACCCGATCATCGAACGGCTCCGGGTCAAGAACACGTGGCGCAAGATTCTCCGGCGGCGGCGGGGAAGGGCTGAGGTCGGAGACGGTGGAGGGGGAGAACACGGGCTCCGGTTGATCGACGGCGTCTTGGCCAGTGAGCTCTTGTACGAGCTCTCTAAACTTGGAAGCACATGTTTTGACTTTCATGGGGTT
Proteins encoded:
- the LOC106307176 gene encoding sigma factor binding protein 1, chloroplastic-like; its protein translation is MDSSTFLAATSLDQGKPFPVSRQPSKQKKKTASANKAIKVRYISNPMKVKTCASKFRELVQELTGQDAVDQPEPVFSPSTVSDLSPSPPPPENLAPRVLDPEPFDDRVCEYFEPLDGEEMFLPQMSAGFSGFFSNGFYNVNDFGRIDSM